The following are from one region of the Heliangelus exortis chromosome 2, bHelExo1.hap1, whole genome shotgun sequence genome:
- the PTPN23 gene encoding LOW QUALITY PROTEIN: tyrosine-protein phosphatase non-receptor type 23 (The sequence of the model RefSeq protein was modified relative to this genomic sequence to represent the inferred CDS: deleted 1 base in 1 codon), translating to MSPPQKLLRYFPSERGQPMVQGPLTLVLTSLKVTPTHLERMVTLQYRDQSLKRTVVHLQFTSWPELGLPDSAANLLHFIQEVHGHCLHQRPPHTPLVVHCSSGVGRTGAFCLLYAAVQELRAGHGIPDLPRMVRRLRQQRKHMVQEKLHLKFCYEAVLLQAEQLLLGHGGGVPAAPKAPNSTSPKLYFPQDPQDLVLGGDVPISSIQATIAKLSIKPGGVGEQPGGGLRARSFPHAPPSRHAPPHRGRAPRPPPPDAAPPPRAPLLFLPSPSRER from the exons ATGTCCCCCCCCCAGAAGCTGCTGCGGTACTTCCCGTCAGAGCGGGGCCAGCCCATGGTTCAGGGTCCCCTCACCCTGGTGCTCACCAGCCTGAAGGTGACCCCCACCCACCTGGAGCGCATGGTGACCCTGCAGTACCGGGACCAGAGCCTCAAACGCACCGTGGTCCATCTCCAGTTCACCTCCTGGCCCGAGCT gggtcTCCCTGACAGTGCTGCCAATCTCCTGCACTTCATCCAGGAGGTCCACGGGCACTGCCTGCACCAGCggcccccccacacccccctgGTGGTTCACTGCAG CTCCGGGGTGGGCCGCACGGGTGCGTTCTGCTTGCTGTACGCGGCGGTGCAGGAGCTGCGGGCGGGACACGGGATCCCGGACCTGCCCCGCATGGTGCGGAGGCTGCGGCAGCAACGCAAACACATGGTGCAGGAAAAG CTCCACCTGAAGTTCTGTTACGAGGCCGTCCTGCTGCAGGcggagcagctgctgctgggacacgggggaggggtccctgcagcccccaaagcCCCCAACAGCACCTCCCCCAag CTCTACttcccccaggacccccaggacctggtgctg gggggggacgTCCCCATCAGCTCCATCCAAGCCACCATCGCCAAACTCAGCATCAAaccggggggggttggggagcagccggggggggggctcagggcCCGATCCTTCCCCCacgcccccccctcccgccaCGCCCCCCCCCACCGAGGCAgagccccccgccccccccctcccgatgccgccccccctccccgagcccccctcctcttcctcccctccccctcccgaGAGCGGTGA